From the genome of Solidesulfovibrio carbinolicus, one region includes:
- a CDS encoding acyltransferase family protein, with protein sequence MVVNKLSLRDTSILKAISIIFIVLHNALHPIYRPTKVCNEFDFSISRIQFFWDNVSNNILALPNCILMAFGYVGVAYFFFFSAYGLAYKFNKSENVPYWEFVKTRLVKLYIPIALSTLFLLVFVLLFGQYGTHARLSPYHLLLQLATFVNFTSSYDAVIVGPWWFLGAIIQLYFVLHILMWGTKKYGNYFLLVISIASIFILMTFNNLLSEYIFLKKNIIGWLPEVSLGIYFVRSRKIEITNVQATVLAAVCLLLYLLGNVYEFFWYFSSFAILLFCVIVSHPVLLFVHKFCRLDDFLNYTGKISVYMFLVNGIIREPIIELYSRPSSTVLTHSICALTILVLSFFVAVLLMFIQEKTAAALNSGTS encoded by the coding sequence ATGGTCGTTAACAAATTGTCTCTCCGGGATACGTCGATATTGAAAGCAATATCCATTATATTCATAGTGCTACATAATGCTTTGCATCCAATTTACAGGCCAACAAAGGTATGTAACGAGTTTGATTTTTCCATTTCCCGGATACAGTTTTTTTGGGACAACGTGTCCAATAATATTCTTGCCCTGCCAAATTGTATTTTGATGGCATTTGGGTATGTCGGGGTGGCCTACTTCTTCTTCTTTTCAGCCTATGGACTTGCCTACAAATTCAATAAAAGCGAGAACGTTCCATACTGGGAATTTGTAAAAACGAGACTGGTCAAGTTATATATCCCCATAGCCCTATCAACGTTATTTCTGCTCGTCTTTGTGCTGTTGTTCGGACAATACGGAACCCATGCAAGACTCAGTCCTTACCATCTGCTGTTGCAACTCGCAACTTTCGTAAATTTCACTTCGAGTTATGACGCAGTCATTGTTGGCCCCTGGTGGTTTTTGGGAGCAATAATTCAACTTTATTTTGTCCTGCATATTTTGATGTGGGGAACGAAAAAGTACGGGAATTATTTTCTTCTGGTGATTTCAATTGCTTCCATATTTATACTGATGACGTTTAACAACCTGTTGTCAGAATACATTTTTTTAAAAAAGAATATCATCGGATGGCTGCCGGAAGTGTCGCTGGGCATTTACTTCGTGCGAAGCCGTAAAATTGAAATCACAAACGTACAAGCGACGGTGCTGGCCGCAGTTTGTTTGCTCTTGTACCTTCTTGGCAATGTCTATGAGTTTTTTTGGTATTTTTCGTCCTTCGCAATTCTTTTGTTTTGCGTCATCGTCTCGCACCCTGTCTTATTGTTCGTGCACAAGTTTTGCCGGCTTGATGATTTCTTGAACTATACAGGAAAAATTTCAGTCTACATGTTTCTTGTCAACGGGATAATACGAGAGCCAATCATCGAATTGTACAGCAGGCCGTCTTCGACTGTTCTAACACATTCAATCTGTGCCTTGACCATTCTCGTTCTTTCGTTTTTCGTCGCAGTGCTCTTGATGTTCATTCAAGAAAAGACTGCTGCCGCTTTGAATAGTGGCACCTCGTGA
- a CDS encoding glutamate racemase has translation MARMLLAFVVVVLLNGCCGAGLQPHAGQSLPPVQLDLATFDSGFGGFFTAKCMLDQAPELLKKYNVAISITHYGDSKHAPYGNKPPSEIARLTGLGVEKALEDGAEVVAIACNTASTQHPAVIENIKQKYPDKEHSVLSIITPTIGAVKERLDKLLATNETATLAIFATPATVKSMTYPAKLADIYQGKLENGDIQEIRQDDWKDSSRQTANFVSRSLVRLPKKKTIFIYQFAPGNWVSMIEEGALQDVKQRIVQDDVRQFLARLSLDHALSVVGLFCTHYPVFKGLIAKEMMAEKAADSSTQFVEQGDFAASYAYAAIYSQYKDKVRDFTVSEQELAGLVERAKPKVVISGDNVSQTQNLVRTIFPELKDVIVVNESFSSAP, from the coding sequence ATGGCACGTATGCTTTTGGCCTTTGTCGTTGTTGTTCTTTTGAACGGCTGCTGCGGGGCGGGCTTACAACCCCATGCCGGGCAATCGTTGCCACCGGTACAGCTTGATCTTGCGACGTTCGACTCCGGATTTGGCGGGTTTTTCACGGCAAAATGCATGCTGGATCAAGCGCCGGAGTTGCTTAAGAAATACAATGTCGCCATTTCCATTACGCATTATGGCGATTCCAAACATGCCCCATATGGGAACAAGCCCCCCTCGGAGATTGCGAGGCTGACCGGGCTTGGCGTGGAAAAGGCCTTGGAAGACGGAGCCGAGGTCGTGGCCATCGCCTGCAATACCGCCTCGACACAGCATCCTGCCGTCATCGAAAACATCAAGCAGAAGTATCCGGACAAGGAGCACTCCGTCCTGTCAATCATAACGCCGACCATAGGCGCCGTAAAAGAACGTCTGGACAAGCTTCTCGCCACGAATGAGACGGCGACGCTCGCTATATTCGCAACGCCGGCAACAGTGAAAAGCATGACCTATCCCGCGAAGCTGGCGGACATCTATCAAGGGAAGCTGGAGAATGGCGACATCCAGGAAATCAGGCAAGACGACTGGAAGGACTCCTCCCGGCAAACGGCCAATTTTGTTTCTCGCAGCCTCGTCCGGCTTCCCAAAAAGAAAACCATATTCATCTACCAGTTTGCGCCGGGGAACTGGGTCAGCATGATTGAAGAAGGCGCTTTGCAAGACGTCAAACAACGGATCGTTCAGGATGACGTAAGACAATTTCTTGCAAGGCTTTCTCTGGATCACGCTCTTTCCGTTGTCGGCCTGTTTTGCACGCATTACCCCGTATTCAAAGGTCTTATTGCAAAGGAGATGATGGCGGAAAAGGCTGCTGATTCCTCCACACAATTTGTTGAGCAAGGAGATTTTGCTGCAAGTTACGCCTATGCCGCCATTTATTCACAATACAAAGATAAAGTTAGGGATTTTACTGTTTCAGAACAGGAACTTGCAGGGCTTGTTGAGAGAGCGAAGCCTAAGGTTGTGATAAGCGGAGACAATGTATCCCAGACACAAAATCTGGTGAGGACCATTTTTCCTGAATTAAAGGACGTTATCGTCGTCAATGAATCTTTTTCCTCAGCGCCATGA
- a CDS encoding diguanylate cyclase, producing MELPTAPATILIVDDAPSNLAVLTEALRSEYDVRIASSGAQALRLVEESPPDLILLDILMPDMDGYEVCRRFKARAATRNIPIIFLTAKGDVADETLGLALGAVDYIVKPVSVPIVQARVRTHVELKRRGDLLETLSMRDGLTGIANRRRFNDCLNRAWRQAMRGATSMSLLMADIDCFKAYNDTYGHMAGDECLKAVAATLAGVLKRPGDLAARFGGEEFVVILEETDLAGAMHLAEAMRLAVSDLGLTHDGSCVSKVVTITLGAACCVPKAGGSAENLLCLADRKLYEAKMAGRNRVLGTQLV from the coding sequence ATGGAATTGCCCACCGCCCCGGCAACGATCCTCATCGTTGACGACGCCCCTTCCAACCTGGCTGTCTTGACCGAAGCCCTGCGCAGCGAATACGACGTGCGCATCGCCTCCAGCGGCGCCCAGGCTCTGCGTTTGGTGGAAGAAAGTCCGCCGGACCTTATTTTGCTCGACATCCTCATGCCCGACATGGACGGCTACGAAGTCTGCCGCCGTTTCAAGGCCCGGGCGGCCACCCGCAACATCCCCATCATTTTCCTGACGGCCAAGGGCGACGTGGCCGACGAGACGCTGGGGCTGGCCCTGGGGGCCGTGGACTACATCGTCAAGCCGGTGAGCGTCCCCATCGTCCAGGCCAGGGTGCGCACCCATGTGGAACTCAAGCGCCGGGGCGATCTGCTGGAAACGCTGTCCATGCGTGACGGCCTGACCGGCATCGCCAACCGCCGCCGCTTCAACGACTGCCTCAACCGGGCCTGGCGGCAGGCCATGCGCGGGGCGACGTCCATGAGCCTGCTCATGGCCGACATCGACTGTTTCAAAGCCTACAACGACACCTACGGCCACATGGCCGGCGACGAATGCCTGAAGGCCGTGGCCGCCACCCTGGCCGGCGTGCTCAAGCGCCCGGGCGATCTGGCGGCGCGGTTTGGCGGCGAGGAATTCGTCGTCATCCTGGAAGAGACCGACCTGGCCGGGGCCATGCATCTGGCCGAGGCCATGCGTCTGGCCGTGTCCGACTTGGGCCTGACCCACGACGGCTCGTGCGTTTCCAAGGTGGTCACCATCACCCTGGGCGCGGCCTGCTGCGTGCCCAAGGCCGGGGGCAGCGCCGAGAACCTGCTGTGCCTGGCCGACCGCAAACTCTATGAAGCCAAGATGGCCGGCCGCAACCGGGTGCTTGGCACCCAGCTCGTCTGA
- a CDS encoding DMT family transporter, with translation MTRIYCKLVGSAVLWGGTWVAGRVLSTYMGPFSAAFLRFALASVFLFCLTARVEGKFPRLARRDLPWLLTLAATGIFAYNALFFAGLRTVPAGRAALIVACIPSVVALFSGLFFRERFTKLKIAGIAISFAGVGCIVSGGDPAALLAKGLSTGDLCIFGCVAAWAAYTLAGKKAMERVGPYSAVAWSCILGAAMLLPPALASGLWRDVAAAGPIAWGCVGFFGILATGYGFSWYYEGVKAIGPTKAGVFINLVPVVAVILGHALLDEPLSPALAVGGALVLAGVWLTNRRPGASQR, from the coding sequence ATGACGCGAATCTACTGCAAACTCGTCGGTTCGGCCGTGCTGTGGGGCGGCACCTGGGTGGCCGGCCGGGTGCTGTCCACCTACATGGGACCGTTTTCGGCGGCGTTTTTGCGTTTCGCCCTGGCTTCGGTGTTCCTCTTTTGCCTGACTGCCCGCGTGGAGGGAAAATTCCCCAGGCTGGCCCGGCGCGACCTGCCCTGGCTGCTGACCCTGGCCGCCACGGGCATCTTTGCCTACAACGCGCTGTTTTTCGCCGGGCTTCGCACCGTGCCGGCCGGCCGGGCGGCGCTTATCGTGGCCTGCATCCCGTCGGTGGTGGCGCTGTTTTCAGGTCTGTTTTTCCGTGAGCGTTTCACTAAGCTCAAGATCGCCGGCATCGCCATCTCGTTTGCCGGCGTGGGCTGCATCGTCTCGGGCGGCGATCCGGCGGCGCTGTTGGCCAAGGGGCTTTCGACGGGGGATTTGTGCATCTTCGGCTGCGTGGCCGCCTGGGCCGCCTACACCCTGGCCGGCAAGAAAGCCATGGAGCGGGTGGGGCCGTACAGCGCCGTGGCCTGGTCGTGCATCCTGGGCGCGGCCATGCTGTTGCCGCCGGCGTTGGCCTCGGGCCTGTGGCGCGACGTGGCGGCGGCCGGGCCTATCGCCTGGGGCTGCGTGGGCTTTTTCGGCATCCTGGCCACGGGCTACGGGTTTTCCTGGTATTATGAAGGCGTCAAGGCCATCGGCCCGACCAAGGCCGGGGTGTTTATCAACCTCGTGCCGGTGGTGGCCGTGATCCTTGGCCATGCGCTGTTGGACGAGCCGCTGTCCCCGGCCCTGGCCGTGGGGGGGGCGCTGGTGCTGGCCGGGGTATGGCTCACCAACCGGCGGCCGGGCGCGTCCCAACGTTAA
- a CDS encoding FAD-dependent oxidoreductase yields the protein MEPMNFNFQCGDPPPPSGISIGIVGAGPSGLAAAGYLSCLGHAVEVYDKMPKPGGLMLFGIPGHRIPRERIEAGTLRMARQYGVVFHTHTKICCSAPLFEEEGDHFCTEVKGLGEMITKHEAIMIATGSWRSRKLGIPGEDLPGVCSGLEFLFPIRAAHYCAPGVKAPDVAGKKVVVIGAGHSAVDVAHGAAALGAASVDMLYRRTRAEAPCGRLEVERLEAAGVVWHEGCLPEAVLGETAATGIVCKQGGLERGFEADLVVAAIGEVATPPFAKELGLESVRKGEVRWLNMTAIENVFVAGDALTGPSKIGKAIYSGLRAARSLAQWLDLKAQNRQTEFTGDELISREAERFPGGDFRDAPRVRGR from the coding sequence ATGGAACCCATGAACTTCAATTTCCAGTGCGGCGACCCGCCGCCGCCAAGCGGCATCTCCATCGGCATCGTCGGGGCCGGCCCCTCGGGCCTGGCAGCCGCCGGCTACCTGTCGTGCCTGGGCCATGCCGTCGAGGTCTACGACAAGATGCCCAAACCCGGCGGGCTGATGCTGTTCGGCATCCCCGGCCACCGCATCCCGCGCGAGCGTATCGAGGCCGGCACGTTGCGCATGGCCCGCCAATACGGCGTGGTCTTCCACACCCACACCAAGATCTGCTGCAGCGCGCCGCTTTTTGAGGAAGAGGGCGACCATTTCTGCACCGAGGTCAAGGGCCTGGGCGAAATGATCACCAAGCACGAAGCCATCATGATCGCCACCGGCTCCTGGCGCTCGCGCAAGCTCGGCATCCCCGGCGAGGACCTGCCCGGGGTGTGCTCGGGCCTGGAATTTCTCTTCCCCATCCGGGCCGCCCACTACTGCGCCCCGGGAGTCAAGGCCCCGGACGTGGCCGGCAAGAAGGTCGTGGTCATCGGGGCCGGGCACTCGGCCGTGGATGTGGCCCACGGCGCGGCCGCCCTGGGCGCGGCCTCCGTCGACATGCTCTACCGCCGCACCCGGGCCGAAGCCCCCTGCGGACGCCTCGAAGTCGAACGCCTGGAAGCCGCCGGCGTGGTCTGGCACGAAGGCTGCCTGCCCGAGGCCGTCCTTGGCGAGACAGCGGCCACGGGCATCGTCTGCAAACAAGGCGGCCTGGAGCGCGGCTTCGAAGCCGACCTCGTCGTCGCCGCCATCGGCGAGGTGGCCACGCCGCCCTTTGCCAAGGAACTCGGCCTTGAATCCGTGCGCAAGGGCGAAGTGCGCTGGCTCAACATGACCGCCATCGAAAACGTGTTCGTGGCCGGCGATGCCCTCACCGGCCCCAGCAAGATCGGCAAGGCCATCTATTCCGGGCTGCGCGCCGCCCGCTCCCTGGCCCAGTGGCTCGACCTCAAGGCCCAGAACCGCCAGACCGAATTCACCGGCGACGAACTCATCAGCCGCGAAGCCGAACGCTTCCCCGGCGGCGATTTCCGCGACGCGCCCAGGGTAAGGGGAAGATAA
- a CDS encoding 4Fe-4S dicluster domain-containing protein: MEEQKTLYIDYGKCIGCETCEYVCRFVHDMPRIHMIRTATGFMAPLYCRHCAEPNCAKVCKRGAIVRDRDGAMVLDPMLCRGCQSRQCMLACPYMAIFETDKGVTVVKCDLCAARRQRGLEPACAAMCPCGAIEYVDRATAETLPDEAARAAEQRVLDFVKPPKTKPGE; the protein is encoded by the coding sequence ATGGAAGAACAGAAGACGTTGTATATTGATTACGGCAAGTGCATCGGCTGCGAGACGTGCGAATACGTCTGCCGCTTCGTCCACGACATGCCGCGCATCCACATGATCCGCACGGCAACCGGCTTCATGGCCCCGCTGTACTGCCGGCACTGCGCCGAACCCAACTGCGCCAAGGTCTGCAAGCGCGGAGCCATCGTGCGCGACCGCGACGGGGCCATGGTGCTGGACCCCATGCTCTGCCGGGGCTGCCAGTCGCGCCAGTGCATGCTCGCTTGCCCCTACATGGCGATTTTCGAGACCGACAAGGGCGTGACCGTGGTCAAGTGCGACCTGTGCGCCGCCCGCCGCCAGCGCGGCCTGGAGCCGGCCTGCGCCGCCATGTGCCCTTGCGGGGCCATCGAATACGTGGACCGGGCCACGGCCGAAACGCTGCCCGACGAGGCGGCCAGGGCGGCCGAGCAAAGGGTGCTCGACTTCGTCAAACCTCCGAAAACCAAGCCCGGCGAGTGA
- a CDS encoding tetratricopeptide repeat protein, producing the protein MNSADTDATDLSPEAAKAEALHQSALEALSRKEIETAREGFAKALEQFEALGDDIGVAMTSHNLGLTCQEAGELDEARAWLEKSLAISEREDLDGGMTVTCHQLGVVAQLAEDNDTAMEWYIRALALEEKSGNVAGEAKTSHQLGIVSHLRGDLEAAKAWYGRSIECFKKVGDEVSVANTQKLLDFVTDYQRQGSHEGHAGPCGRQQ; encoded by the coding sequence ATGAATAGCGCCGACACCGACGCCACGGACCTGTCCCCGGAAGCCGCCAAGGCCGAGGCCCTGCACCAAAGCGCCCTGGAAGCCTTGTCCCGCAAGGAAATCGAGACCGCCCGGGAAGGCTTCGCCAAGGCCCTGGAACAGTTCGAGGCCCTTGGCGACGACATCGGCGTGGCCATGACCAGCCACAACCTGGGCCTGACCTGCCAGGAAGCCGGCGAACTCGACGAAGCCCGGGCCTGGCTGGAAAAATCCCTGGCCATCAGCGAACGCGAGGACCTCGACGGCGGCATGACCGTCACCTGCCACCAGCTTGGCGTGGTGGCCCAGCTGGCCGAGGACAACGACACGGCCATGGAATGGTACATCCGCGCCCTGGCCCTGGAAGAAAAGAGCGGCAACGTGGCCGGCGAAGCCAAGACCAGCCATCAGCTCGGCATCGTCAGCCACCTGCGCGGCGACCTGGAAGCGGCCAAGGCCTGGTACGGCCGGTCCATCGAATGCTTTAAAAAGGTCGGCGACGAGGTCAGCGTGGCCAATACCCAAAAGCTCCTCGATTTCGTCACTGACTACCAACGCCAAGGCAGCCACGAAGGCCACGCCGGGCCGTGCGGCCGGCAGCAGTAG
- a CDS encoding amino acid ABC transporter ATP-binding protein produces the protein MSNDSPIIRISDVSKYFDDVAALSHVSLDVAPGEKVVIIGPSGSGKSTLLRTINRLEDISSGKIVVDGFDLDDKSVDINKVRMEVGMVFQSFNLFPHKTVLENITLAPIKLKGMEKADADAMASRLLEKVGILEKADVYPAKLSGGQQQRVAIARALAMSPKIMLFDEPTSALDPEMIGEVLDVMVKLAREGMTMVCVTHEMGFAREVADRIVFMDEGQILEIATPEQFYSNPQHPRTQKFLEQIL, from the coding sequence ATGTCAAACGATAGCCCCATCATCCGCATATCGGACGTCAGCAAGTATTTCGACGACGTGGCCGCGCTGTCCCACGTGAGCCTGGACGTGGCCCCCGGCGAAAAGGTCGTCATCATCGGCCCCAGCGGCTCGGGCAAATCCACGTTGCTGCGCACCATCAACCGCCTGGAAGACATCAGCTCGGGCAAGATCGTGGTGGACGGCTTCGATCTCGACGACAAGTCCGTGGACATCAACAAGGTGCGCATGGAAGTAGGCATGGTGTTCCAGAGCTTCAACCTGTTCCCGCACAAGACGGTTCTGGAAAACATCACCCTGGCTCCTATCAAGCTCAAGGGCATGGAGAAAGCCGACGCCGACGCCATGGCCAGCCGGCTGCTGGAAAAAGTCGGCATCCTGGAGAAGGCCGACGTCTATCCGGCCAAGCTCTCGGGCGGCCAGCAGCAGCGCGTGGCCATCGCCCGGGCCCTGGCCATGAGCCCCAAGATCATGCTCTTTGACGAGCCGACCTCGGCCCTGGACCCGGAGATGATCGGCGAAGTGCTCGACGTCATGGTGAAGCTTGCCCGTGAAGGCATGACCATGGTGTGCGTCACCCACGAAATGGGGTTTGCCCGGGAAGTGGCCGACCGCATCGTTTTCATGGACGAGGGGCAGATTCTGGAAATCGCCACGCCCGAGCAGTTTTACAGCAACCCCCAGCATCCGCGCACCCAGAAATTCCTGGAGCAGATTTTGTAG
- a CDS encoding amino acid ABC transporter permease, with the protein MKHQGKCVVEETQPIVIDVGDGAAIPKPSDKGLVSAWWLSFIGALVTLGCLLYFKPDPYLRIFKFIPDGILVTFQVTVSAIALALVIGLITGLGRISRNKYINLVASTYVEVVRGVPLLVQLFYIYYALGRVVHVPDLLAAVISMSVCYGAYMGEVFRAGITAIAVGQTEAARSLGFTRSQTMYYVILPQAWRTILPPVGNEFIALLKDTSLVSILGVADLLRRGREFASESFLYFETFTMVAVVYLIITLILSKLVSFMEERLSHHVKR; encoded by the coding sequence ATGAAACACCAAGGCAAGTGCGTCGTCGAAGAAACCCAGCCCATCGTCATTGACGTCGGCGACGGGGCCGCCATCCCCAAACCTTCCGACAAAGGGCTGGTCTCGGCCTGGTGGCTGTCGTTCATCGGCGCGCTGGTGACCCTGGGCTGCCTGCTCTATTTCAAGCCTGATCCGTATTTGCGGATTTTCAAATTCATCCCGGACGGCATCCTGGTCACCTTCCAGGTCACCGTCAGCGCCATCGCGCTGGCCCTGGTCATCGGACTCATCACCGGCTTGGGGCGCATCTCGCGCAACAAGTACATCAACCTCGTGGCCTCCACCTATGTCGAGGTGGTGCGCGGGGTGCCGCTTCTGGTGCAGCTTTTCTACATCTACTACGCCCTTGGGCGCGTGGTGCACGTGCCGGACCTGCTGGCCGCGGTCATCTCCATGAGCGTGTGCTACGGGGCCTACATGGGCGAGGTGTTCCGGGCCGGCATCACGGCCATCGCCGTGGGCCAGACCGAGGCCGCCCGGTCGCTGGGCTTCACCCGGTCCCAGACCATGTACTACGTGATCCTGCCCCAGGCCTGGCGCACCATTTTGCCGCCGGTCGGCAACGAATTCATCGCGCTGTTAAAGGACACCTCCCTGGTCTCCATCCTGGGCGTGGCCGATCTGCTGCGCCGGGGCCGCGAGTTCGCCTCGGAATCGTTTCTGTATTTCGAGACGTTCACCATGGTGGCCGTGGTCTACCTGATCATCACCCTGATTCTCTCCAAACTGGTGAGTTTCATGGAGGAGCGTCTGTCGCACCATGTCAAACGATAG
- a CDS encoding basic amino acid ABC transporter substrate-binding protein, giving the protein MVKKLVLTLALVAMTASPTLAKTIVFATDATWPPMEFVNADKKITGLAVDLMEAAGKEAGFTPEFKAVAWDGIFAGLAAGKYDAICSSVTITDERKNTMDFSTPYMKVRQALVIPKKSAAKCIEDLKGKTLGAQISTTGHFAVKKTEGVKDKSYDEVGLAFEDLYNGRIDGVVCDDPVAKLYALKKDNYKDALKIACIIPADDELYGVAVQKGNKETLELINKGLAAVTAKGLDKEILKKWLGTAE; this is encoded by the coding sequence ATGGTCAAAAAACTCGTCCTGACCCTCGCGCTTGTCGCCATGACGGCCTCCCCGACCCTGGCCAAAACCATCGTCTTCGCCACCGACGCAACCTGGCCGCCCATGGAGTTCGTGAACGCCGACAAGAAGATCACGGGCCTTGCCGTCGATCTCATGGAAGCCGCCGGCAAGGAAGCCGGGTTCACCCCGGAATTCAAGGCCGTGGCCTGGGACGGCATCTTCGCCGGTCTGGCCGCCGGCAAGTACGACGCCATCTGCTCCTCGGTCACCATCACCGACGAGCGCAAAAACACCATGGACTTCTCCACCCCCTACATGAAGGTGCGCCAGGCTCTGGTCATCCCCAAGAAGTCCGCCGCCAAGTGCATCGAGGACCTCAAGGGCAAGACCCTGGGCGCCCAGATCAGCACCACAGGCCACTTTGCCGTCAAAAAGACCGAAGGCGTGAAGGACAAGTCCTACGACGAAGTCGGCCTGGCCTTCGAAGACCTGTACAACGGCCGCATCGACGGCGTGGTCTGCGATGATCCGGTCGCCAAGCTGTATGCCCTGAAAAAGGACAACTACAAGGACGCGCTGAAGATCGCCTGCATCATCCCGGCCGACGACGAACTGTACGGCGTGGCCGTGCAGAAGGGCAACAAGGAGACCCTGGAGCTCATCAACAAGGGTCTGGCCGCCGTCACGGCCAAGGGTCTGGACAAGGAAATCCTCAAGAAATGGCTCGGCACGGCCGAGTAG
- a CDS encoding pyridoxal phosphate-dependent aminotransferase, translating into MQLPPFRLERFFARHEFTAPHLLCCSDGESLSVGELLDLVPGAADGLSRVHLGYTESKGAPALRQAVADLYETAQPDDVLVHVGAEEAIFTFMAATLAPGDSVVVVDPRYQSLADVAQSLGARVLPWRLDPDRDFAPDLGELTSLLAEPAVKALVVNFPHNPTGYLPSPEDFAAILAAAAARGVRVFSDEVYRFSEAEGVAPLPAACDIDPRAVSLGVLSKSYGLAGLRVGWAACRDRDLLARMASVKDYLSICGSAPSEYLATCALAAGDQLLARMAGILEPNRRVLTKFFTSRADLFHFTAPRGGLTAFPALRQGSADAFCQALLEATGVLLLPGSLYGESWAKHFRIGFGRVDFRKNCERLAGFCQNWNPAQGS; encoded by the coding sequence GTGCAACTCCCTCCCTTTCGCCTGGAGCGGTTTTTCGCCCGCCACGAGTTTACCGCCCCGCATCTTTTGTGCTGTTCCGACGGCGAGTCGCTGTCCGTCGGGGAACTGCTCGATCTCGTCCCTGGCGCGGCCGACGGACTGTCCCGGGTCCACCTGGGCTACACCGAATCCAAGGGCGCGCCGGCCCTGCGCCAGGCCGTGGCCGACCTCTACGAGACCGCCCAACCCGACGACGTCTTGGTCCACGTCGGGGCGGAGGAAGCCATCTTCACCTTCATGGCCGCGACCCTTGCCCCTGGCGACTCGGTGGTGGTGGTCGATCCCCGCTACCAGTCCCTGGCCGACGTGGCCCAAAGCCTTGGCGCGCGCGTCCTGCCCTGGCGTCTGGACCCCGACCGGGACTTTGCCCCGGACCTCGGCGAACTGACGTCCCTGCTGGCCGAGCCGGCGGTCAAGGCCTTGGTGGTGAATTTCCCCCATAATCCCACCGGCTATCTGCCCTCGCCCGAGGATTTCGCGGCCATCCTGGCGGCGGCCGCCGCGCGCGGGGTGCGCGTTTTTTCCGACGAGGTCTACCGCTTTTCCGAGGCCGAGGGCGTCGCCCCCCTGCCCGCCGCCTGCGACATCGATCCCCGGGCCGTGTCGCTGGGGGTGTTGTCCAAGTCCTACGGCCTGGCCGGGCTTCGGGTGGGCTGGGCGGCCTGCCGCGACCGGGACCTGCTCGCCCGCATGGCCTCGGTCAAGGACTACCTGTCCATCTGCGGCTCGGCCCCGTCGGAATACCTGGCGACCTGCGCCCTGGCCGCCGGGGACCAGCTTCTTGCCCGCATGGCCGGCATCCTGGAGCCCAATCGGCGCGTCCTGACCAAGTTCTTCACGTCTCGGGCCGATCTGTTTCATTTCACGGCCCCGCGCGGCGGCCTGACCGCCTTCCCGGCCTTGCGCCAAGGGTCGGCCGACGCCTTCTGCCAAGCGCTGCTCGAAGCAACCGGCGTGCTGCTCCTGCCCGGCAGCCTCTACGGCGAAAGCTGGGCCAAACATTTTCGCATCGGCTTTGGCCGGGTCGATTTCCGGAAAAATTGCGAACGCCTGGCCGGGTTTTGCCAAAATTGGAACCCCGCCCAAGGCTCCTGA